From a region of the Lactuca sativa cultivar Salinas chromosome 4, Lsat_Salinas_v11, whole genome shotgun sequence genome:
- the LOC128133660 gene encoding uncharacterized protein LOC128133660 gives MGFSPKPTPRKDFRSITLPCRSHPSTYRIEKVLNKVKTWESTSSLSNPSAEIICSGVFQLTELYECLDDLVKTCPSKTSLDSSNQNMRWTDELLDVSVIFMDIFSNISDLMLQTKQHVRDLGCDLRRNGGPSIDSIIDNNTAFRKKLRRDIRTSVASLNQLDDMISYHPLVDFENNHLISVIRVFREVKAFTDVIVQLLLKFLAIPLLKRRSRSRWTAVSRYISKSKVVP, from the coding sequence ATGGGGTTTTCTCCAAAACCAACACCCAGGAAAGATTTCCGATCCATTACATTGCCATGCAGATCACATCCAAGCACCTACAGAATCGAGAAAGTGCTGAATAAAGTCAAAACATGGGAGTCCACATCATCGTTATCGAATCCATCTGCAGAAATCATTTGCAGCGGCGTGTTTCAACTGACGGAGTTGTATGAATGTTTGGATGACCTTGTCAAAACATGTCCTTCCAAAACTTCGTTAGATTCCAGCAATCAGAACATGAGATGGACGGATGAGTTACTTGATGTATCTGTTATTTTCATGGATATTTTCAGCAATATATCTGATCTCATGTTGCAGACAAAACAACATGTGAGGGATCTTGGATGTGATCTAAGGAGAAATGGTGGTCCCAGCATCGACAGCATCATCGACAATAACACTGCCTTCAGAAAGAAACTGAGAAGAGACATTAGAACGTCTGTAGCTAGTCTGAATCAATTGGATGACATGATTAGCTACCATCCCTTGGTAGATTTTGAAAACAACCATCTGATATCGGTGATCCGAGTATTCAGAGAAGTTAAAGCATTCACCGATGTTATTGTACAATTGTTGTTGAAATTCTTGGCTATTCCACTTTTGAAGAGAAGATCGAGAAGCAGATGGACAGCAGTCTCAAGATATATATCCAAAAGTAAAGTGGTACCATAA